From the Phyllopteryx taeniolatus isolate TA_2022b chromosome 20, UOR_Ptae_1.2, whole genome shotgun sequence genome, one window contains:
- the plcd1a gene encoding 1-phosphatidylinositol 4,5-bisphosphate phosphodiesterase delta-1a isoform X3, with amino-acid sequence MFVGWCLHGNRAISVDDIDSVRNGRQSEGFNKHTEPSEEERCFSIVFKGRKKVLDLMAGNQEEANQWVKSFEKVMSNMRNLSRQQKSEHWIIDCMRKADKNNDNKMNLKELKRFLRHINIEVDETYAEELFKKCDQSNSGYLEDLEIKKFYELLTHREEIDVIYGNYAQTDGQLSVPDLLNFLLNEQREDATISDALRLIEKYEMDETVKQNNNMTKDGFQMYLQHEDCNIFNPAYKNLCQDMTQPLSHYYISSSHNTYLTKDQLKGPSSTEAYIRALMKSCRCVELDCWDGANGEPVIYHGYTLTSKILFKDVIKAIKDYAFQTSDYPVILSLENHCGVDQQKLMAHYIISILGDALVTKPLGNVVPTTFPSPEELKGKFLVKGKRLNKLDAAFNNNNNTISEGTVSEEDEAAEQENGQKPPQKKSKLTLARELSDVVVYCKSVHFNGFEHARDKLDFYEMSSFKESKAFNLAENSATAFIHHNIDKLSRIYPAGSRTDSSNYNPVPMWNAGCQIVALNFQTPNKEMHINQGRFLPNGMCGYILKPEFQRDARSQFDPNVLSAGSWLKKKNLHVMVISAQQLPKLNVDKQKSIVDPLVRVEVHGVRADNASKETHYIENNGFNPMWNERFQFDISVPELAILRLVVEDYDATSANDLIGQYCLPLTCVQNGYRHVPLLNKNGDVVSSAGLFLHIMLLDTQ; translated from the exons ATGTTTGTTGGATGGTGTTTACATGGCAACAGAGCAA TCTCCGTCGACGACATCGACTCGGTGCGTAACGGCCGCCAGTCTGAGGGCTTCAACAAACACACGGAACCGAGTGAAGAAGAGCGCTGCTTCTCCATCGTCTTCAAGGGCCGCAAGAAGGTCTTGGACCTGATGGCTGGCAATCAGGAGGAGGCCAATCAGTGGGTCAAAAGCTTTGAGAAAGTCATGAGCAACATGCGCAACCTCAGCCGGCAACAGAAGAGCGAGCA CTGGATCATCGACTGCATGCGCAAAGCGGACAAGAACAACGACAATAAAATGAACCTGAAGGAGTTGAAGCGCTTCCTGCGACACATCAACATCGAGGTGGACGAAACGTACGCCGAAGAACTTTTTAAG AAATGTGACCAGTCCAACTCGGGCTACCTGGAAGACTTGGAGATCAAGAAGTTTTACGAGCTTCTGACCCACCGAGAGGAGATAGATGTAATCTACGGGAACTACGCTCAAACGGATGGTCAGCTGAGCGTTCCGGATCTGCTCAACTTCCTGCTGAATGAGCAGAGAGAGGACGCGACCATATCGGACGCTCTGAGACTGATCGAAAAATACGAGATGGATGAAACGG TCAAACAGAATAACAACATGACCAAAGACGGCTTCCAGATGTACCTTCAGCACGAAGACTGCAACATCTTCAACCCTGCCTACAAGAACCTTTGCCAGGACATGACGCAGCCTCTCAGCCATTACTACATTTCCTCTTCGCATAACACATACCTGACCAAAGACCAGCTCAAAGGACCCAGCAGCACCGAGGCCTACATCAG AGCTCTGATGAAGAGTTGCCGCTGCGTGGAGCTGGACTGTTGGGACGGCGCCAATGGAGAGCCCGTTATCTACCACGGCTACACACTCACCTCCAAAATCCTCTTCAAGGACGTCATCAAGGCCATTAAAGACTACGCCTTTCAG ACATCGGACTACCCGGTCATCCTGTCTTTGGAGAACCACTGCGGCGTGGACCAGCAGAAGCTCATGGCCCACTACATAATCTCAATCCTGGGGGACGCTTTGGTCACGAAGCCCCTTGGGAACGTTGTACCCACCACCTTTCCCTCACCAGAG GAGCTGAAAGGCAAGTTTCTGGTCAAGGGAAAGCGCCTGAACAAACTGGACGCcgcatttaacaacaacaacaacacaatctCAGAGGGCACGGTGTCCGAGGAGGACGAGGCAGCGGAGcaagaaaatggacaaaaaccTCCCCAAAAG AAATCAAAGCTCACACTGGCCAGGGAGCTGTCAGACGTGGTTGTCTACTGCAAGAGTGTCCACTTCAATGGTTTTGAACACGCCAGGGACAAGCTGGACTTCTACGAGATGTCCTCCTTTAAGGAGAGCAAAGCCTTCAACCTGGCTGAGAACTCAG CCACTGCCTTCATCCACCACAACATAGACAAGCTGAGCCGGATCTACCCTGCTGGCTCCAGAACCGACTCCTCCAACTACAACCCGGTACCTATGTGGAACGCTGGTTGCCAAATAG TGGCCCTCAACTTCCAGACCCCCAACAAAGAGATGCACATCAACCAGGGACGCTTCCTACCCAACGGTATGTGCGGCTACATCCTCAAGCCGGAATTCCAAAGAGACGCCAGGTCTCAGTTCGACCCCAACGTCCTTTCTGCGGGATCCTGGCTCAAGAAGAAGAATCTCCATGTCATG GTGATCTCGGCCCAACAGTTGCCCAAACTCAACGTTGATAAACAGAAATCCATCGTGGACCCCCTGGTGAGGGTGGAGGTGCACGGCGTGCGGGCAGACAATGCCAGCAAGGAGACGCACTACATCGAAAACAATG ggTTCAACCCCATGTGGAATGAACGGTTCCAATTCGACATCTCCGTCCCCGAGCTGGCCATTTTGCGATTGGTGGTGGAGGACTACGACGCCACGTCGGCCAACGATCTCATTGGCCAGTACTGCCTGCCGCTCACCTGCGTACAGAACG GTTATCGCCACGTTCCGCTCCTGAACAAGAACGGCGATGTGGTCTCGTCCGCCGGCCTCTTCTTGCACATCATGCTCCTGGACACTCAATAG
- the plcd1a gene encoding 1-phosphatidylinositol 4,5-bisphosphate phosphodiesterase delta-1a isoform X1: MSCWKKRPTRSPSEELAHQEHVRKVAQENGKRIGLDGDPDLQFLLTGGTLTKVRSRSWQKTRFYRLQEDCKTVWHESNKIFKRKQTFSVDDIDSVRNGRQSEGFNKHTEPSEEERCFSIVFKGRKKVLDLMAGNQEEANQWVKSFEKVMSNMRNLSRQQKSEHWIIDCMRKADKNNDNKMNLKELKRFLRHINIEVDETYAEELFKKCDQSNSGYLEDLEIKKFYELLTHREEIDVIYGNYAQTDGQLSVPDLLNFLLNEQREDATISDALRLIEKYEMDETVKQNNNMTKDGFQMYLQHEDCNIFNPAYKNLCQDMTQPLSHYYISSSHNTYLTKDQLKGPSSTEAYIRALMKSCRCVELDCWDGANGEPVIYHGYTLTSKILFKDVIKAIKDYAFQTSDYPVILSLENHCGVDQQKLMAHYIISILGDALVTKPLGNVVPTTFPSPEELKGKFLVKGKRLNKLDAAFNNNNNTISEGTVSEEDEAAEQENGQKPPQKKSKLTLARELSDVVVYCKSVHFNGFEHARDKLDFYEMSSFKESKAFNLAENSATAFIHHNIDKLSRIYPAGSRTDSSNYNPVPMWNAGCQIVALNFQTPNKEMHINQGRFLPNGMCGYILKPEFQRDARSQFDPNVLSAGSWLKKKNLHVMVISAQQLPKLNVDKQKSIVDPLVRVEVHGVRADNASKETHYIENNGFNPMWNERFQFDISVPELAILRLVVEDYDATSANDLIGQYCLPLTCVQNGYRHVPLLNKNGDVVSSAGLFLHIMLLDTQ; the protein is encoded by the exons ATGTCGTGCTGGAAAAAAAGGCCGACAAGGAGTCCGTCGGAGGAACTAGCTCACCAGGAGCACGTGAGGAAAGTGGCCCAAGAAAACGGGAAACGTATCG GTTTGGACGGCGACCCGGATCTGCAGTTCCTGCTGACCGGCGGCACGCTGACCAAGGTTCGGTCCCGGTCCTGGCAGAAGACTCGCTTCTACCGGCTGCAAGAGGACTGCAAGACCGTGTGGCATGAGTCCAACAAGATTTTCAAGCGCAAGCAGACAT TCTCCGTCGACGACATCGACTCGGTGCGTAACGGCCGCCAGTCTGAGGGCTTCAACAAACACACGGAACCGAGTGAAGAAGAGCGCTGCTTCTCCATCGTCTTCAAGGGCCGCAAGAAGGTCTTGGACCTGATGGCTGGCAATCAGGAGGAGGCCAATCAGTGGGTCAAAAGCTTTGAGAAAGTCATGAGCAACATGCGCAACCTCAGCCGGCAACAGAAGAGCGAGCA CTGGATCATCGACTGCATGCGCAAAGCGGACAAGAACAACGACAATAAAATGAACCTGAAGGAGTTGAAGCGCTTCCTGCGACACATCAACATCGAGGTGGACGAAACGTACGCCGAAGAACTTTTTAAG AAATGTGACCAGTCCAACTCGGGCTACCTGGAAGACTTGGAGATCAAGAAGTTTTACGAGCTTCTGACCCACCGAGAGGAGATAGATGTAATCTACGGGAACTACGCTCAAACGGATGGTCAGCTGAGCGTTCCGGATCTGCTCAACTTCCTGCTGAATGAGCAGAGAGAGGACGCGACCATATCGGACGCTCTGAGACTGATCGAAAAATACGAGATGGATGAAACGG TCAAACAGAATAACAACATGACCAAAGACGGCTTCCAGATGTACCTTCAGCACGAAGACTGCAACATCTTCAACCCTGCCTACAAGAACCTTTGCCAGGACATGACGCAGCCTCTCAGCCATTACTACATTTCCTCTTCGCATAACACATACCTGACCAAAGACCAGCTCAAAGGACCCAGCAGCACCGAGGCCTACATCAG AGCTCTGATGAAGAGTTGCCGCTGCGTGGAGCTGGACTGTTGGGACGGCGCCAATGGAGAGCCCGTTATCTACCACGGCTACACACTCACCTCCAAAATCCTCTTCAAGGACGTCATCAAGGCCATTAAAGACTACGCCTTTCAG ACATCGGACTACCCGGTCATCCTGTCTTTGGAGAACCACTGCGGCGTGGACCAGCAGAAGCTCATGGCCCACTACATAATCTCAATCCTGGGGGACGCTTTGGTCACGAAGCCCCTTGGGAACGTTGTACCCACCACCTTTCCCTCACCAGAG GAGCTGAAAGGCAAGTTTCTGGTCAAGGGAAAGCGCCTGAACAAACTGGACGCcgcatttaacaacaacaacaacacaatctCAGAGGGCACGGTGTCCGAGGAGGACGAGGCAGCGGAGcaagaaaatggacaaaaaccTCCCCAAAAG AAATCAAAGCTCACACTGGCCAGGGAGCTGTCAGACGTGGTTGTCTACTGCAAGAGTGTCCACTTCAATGGTTTTGAACACGCCAGGGACAAGCTGGACTTCTACGAGATGTCCTCCTTTAAGGAGAGCAAAGCCTTCAACCTGGCTGAGAACTCAG CCACTGCCTTCATCCACCACAACATAGACAAGCTGAGCCGGATCTACCCTGCTGGCTCCAGAACCGACTCCTCCAACTACAACCCGGTACCTATGTGGAACGCTGGTTGCCAAATAG TGGCCCTCAACTTCCAGACCCCCAACAAAGAGATGCACATCAACCAGGGACGCTTCCTACCCAACGGTATGTGCGGCTACATCCTCAAGCCGGAATTCCAAAGAGACGCCAGGTCTCAGTTCGACCCCAACGTCCTTTCTGCGGGATCCTGGCTCAAGAAGAAGAATCTCCATGTCATG GTGATCTCGGCCCAACAGTTGCCCAAACTCAACGTTGATAAACAGAAATCCATCGTGGACCCCCTGGTGAGGGTGGAGGTGCACGGCGTGCGGGCAGACAATGCCAGCAAGGAGACGCACTACATCGAAAACAATG ggTTCAACCCCATGTGGAATGAACGGTTCCAATTCGACATCTCCGTCCCCGAGCTGGCCATTTTGCGATTGGTGGTGGAGGACTACGACGCCACGTCGGCCAACGATCTCATTGGCCAGTACTGCCTGCCGCTCACCTGCGTACAGAACG GTTATCGCCACGTTCCGCTCCTGAACAAGAACGGCGATGTGGTCTCGTCCGCCGGCCTCTTCTTGCACATCATGCTCCTGGACACTCAATAG
- the plcd1a gene encoding 1-phosphatidylinositol 4,5-bisphosphate phosphodiesterase delta-1a isoform X4 — MAGNQEEANQWVKSFEKVMSNMRNLSRQQKSEHWIIDCMRKADKNNDNKMNLKELKRFLRHINIEVDETYAEELFKKCDQSNSGYLEDLEIKKFYELLTHREEIDVIYGNYAQTDGQLSVPDLLNFLLNEQREDATISDALRLIEKYEMDETVKQNNNMTKDGFQMYLQHEDCNIFNPAYKNLCQDMTQPLSHYYISSSHNTYLTKDQLKGPSSTEAYIRALMKSCRCVELDCWDGANGEPVIYHGYTLTSKILFKDVIKAIKDYAFQTSDYPVILSLENHCGVDQQKLMAHYIISILGDALVTKPLGNVVPTTFPSPEELKGKFLVKGKRLNKLDAAFNNNNNTISEGTVSEEDEAAEQENGQKPPQKKSKLTLARELSDVVVYCKSVHFNGFEHARDKLDFYEMSSFKESKAFNLAENSATAFIHHNIDKLSRIYPAGSRTDSSNYNPVPMWNAGCQIVALNFQTPNKEMHINQGRFLPNGMCGYILKPEFQRDARSQFDPNVLSAGSWLKKKNLHVMVISAQQLPKLNVDKQKSIVDPLVRVEVHGVRADNASKETHYIENNGFNPMWNERFQFDISVPELAILRLVVEDYDATSANDLIGQYCLPLTCVQNGYRHVPLLNKNGDVVSSAGLFLHIMLLDTQ; from the exons ATGGCTGGCAATCAGGAGGAGGCCAATCAGTGGGTCAAAAGCTTTGAGAAAGTCATGAGCAACATGCGCAACCTCAGCCGGCAACAGAAGAGCGAGCA CTGGATCATCGACTGCATGCGCAAAGCGGACAAGAACAACGACAATAAAATGAACCTGAAGGAGTTGAAGCGCTTCCTGCGACACATCAACATCGAGGTGGACGAAACGTACGCCGAAGAACTTTTTAAG AAATGTGACCAGTCCAACTCGGGCTACCTGGAAGACTTGGAGATCAAGAAGTTTTACGAGCTTCTGACCCACCGAGAGGAGATAGATGTAATCTACGGGAACTACGCTCAAACGGATGGTCAGCTGAGCGTTCCGGATCTGCTCAACTTCCTGCTGAATGAGCAGAGAGAGGACGCGACCATATCGGACGCTCTGAGACTGATCGAAAAATACGAGATGGATGAAACGG TCAAACAGAATAACAACATGACCAAAGACGGCTTCCAGATGTACCTTCAGCACGAAGACTGCAACATCTTCAACCCTGCCTACAAGAACCTTTGCCAGGACATGACGCAGCCTCTCAGCCATTACTACATTTCCTCTTCGCATAACACATACCTGACCAAAGACCAGCTCAAAGGACCCAGCAGCACCGAGGCCTACATCAG AGCTCTGATGAAGAGTTGCCGCTGCGTGGAGCTGGACTGTTGGGACGGCGCCAATGGAGAGCCCGTTATCTACCACGGCTACACACTCACCTCCAAAATCCTCTTCAAGGACGTCATCAAGGCCATTAAAGACTACGCCTTTCAG ACATCGGACTACCCGGTCATCCTGTCTTTGGAGAACCACTGCGGCGTGGACCAGCAGAAGCTCATGGCCCACTACATAATCTCAATCCTGGGGGACGCTTTGGTCACGAAGCCCCTTGGGAACGTTGTACCCACCACCTTTCCCTCACCAGAG GAGCTGAAAGGCAAGTTTCTGGTCAAGGGAAAGCGCCTGAACAAACTGGACGCcgcatttaacaacaacaacaacacaatctCAGAGGGCACGGTGTCCGAGGAGGACGAGGCAGCGGAGcaagaaaatggacaaaaaccTCCCCAAAAG AAATCAAAGCTCACACTGGCCAGGGAGCTGTCAGACGTGGTTGTCTACTGCAAGAGTGTCCACTTCAATGGTTTTGAACACGCCAGGGACAAGCTGGACTTCTACGAGATGTCCTCCTTTAAGGAGAGCAAAGCCTTCAACCTGGCTGAGAACTCAG CCACTGCCTTCATCCACCACAACATAGACAAGCTGAGCCGGATCTACCCTGCTGGCTCCAGAACCGACTCCTCCAACTACAACCCGGTACCTATGTGGAACGCTGGTTGCCAAATAG TGGCCCTCAACTTCCAGACCCCCAACAAAGAGATGCACATCAACCAGGGACGCTTCCTACCCAACGGTATGTGCGGCTACATCCTCAAGCCGGAATTCCAAAGAGACGCCAGGTCTCAGTTCGACCCCAACGTCCTTTCTGCGGGATCCTGGCTCAAGAAGAAGAATCTCCATGTCATG GTGATCTCGGCCCAACAGTTGCCCAAACTCAACGTTGATAAACAGAAATCCATCGTGGACCCCCTGGTGAGGGTGGAGGTGCACGGCGTGCGGGCAGACAATGCCAGCAAGGAGACGCACTACATCGAAAACAATG ggTTCAACCCCATGTGGAATGAACGGTTCCAATTCGACATCTCCGTCCCCGAGCTGGCCATTTTGCGATTGGTGGTGGAGGACTACGACGCCACGTCGGCCAACGATCTCATTGGCCAGTACTGCCTGCCGCTCACCTGCGTACAGAACG GTTATCGCCACGTTCCGCTCCTGAACAAGAACGGCGATGTGGTCTCGTCCGCCGGCCTCTTCTTGCACATCATGCTCCTGGACACTCAATAG
- the plcd1a gene encoding 1-phosphatidylinositol 4,5-bisphosphate phosphodiesterase delta-1a isoform X2, with protein METNGTARRHSLDGDPDLQFLLTGGTLTKVRSRSWQKTRFYRLQEDCKTVWHESNKIFKRKQTFSVDDIDSVRNGRQSEGFNKHTEPSEEERCFSIVFKGRKKVLDLMAGNQEEANQWVKSFEKVMSNMRNLSRQQKSEHWIIDCMRKADKNNDNKMNLKELKRFLRHINIEVDETYAEELFKKCDQSNSGYLEDLEIKKFYELLTHREEIDVIYGNYAQTDGQLSVPDLLNFLLNEQREDATISDALRLIEKYEMDETVKQNNNMTKDGFQMYLQHEDCNIFNPAYKNLCQDMTQPLSHYYISSSHNTYLTKDQLKGPSSTEAYIRALMKSCRCVELDCWDGANGEPVIYHGYTLTSKILFKDVIKAIKDYAFQTSDYPVILSLENHCGVDQQKLMAHYIISILGDALVTKPLGNVVPTTFPSPEELKGKFLVKGKRLNKLDAAFNNNNNTISEGTVSEEDEAAEQENGQKPPQKKSKLTLARELSDVVVYCKSVHFNGFEHARDKLDFYEMSSFKESKAFNLAENSATAFIHHNIDKLSRIYPAGSRTDSSNYNPVPMWNAGCQIVALNFQTPNKEMHINQGRFLPNGMCGYILKPEFQRDARSQFDPNVLSAGSWLKKKNLHVMVISAQQLPKLNVDKQKSIVDPLVRVEVHGVRADNASKETHYIENNGFNPMWNERFQFDISVPELAILRLVVEDYDATSANDLIGQYCLPLTCVQNGYRHVPLLNKNGDVVSSAGLFLHIMLLDTQ; from the exons ATGGAGACCAATGGCACTGCCAGGAGACACA GTTTGGACGGCGACCCGGATCTGCAGTTCCTGCTGACCGGCGGCACGCTGACCAAGGTTCGGTCCCGGTCCTGGCAGAAGACTCGCTTCTACCGGCTGCAAGAGGACTGCAAGACCGTGTGGCATGAGTCCAACAAGATTTTCAAGCGCAAGCAGACAT TCTCCGTCGACGACATCGACTCGGTGCGTAACGGCCGCCAGTCTGAGGGCTTCAACAAACACACGGAACCGAGTGAAGAAGAGCGCTGCTTCTCCATCGTCTTCAAGGGCCGCAAGAAGGTCTTGGACCTGATGGCTGGCAATCAGGAGGAGGCCAATCAGTGGGTCAAAAGCTTTGAGAAAGTCATGAGCAACATGCGCAACCTCAGCCGGCAACAGAAGAGCGAGCA CTGGATCATCGACTGCATGCGCAAAGCGGACAAGAACAACGACAATAAAATGAACCTGAAGGAGTTGAAGCGCTTCCTGCGACACATCAACATCGAGGTGGACGAAACGTACGCCGAAGAACTTTTTAAG AAATGTGACCAGTCCAACTCGGGCTACCTGGAAGACTTGGAGATCAAGAAGTTTTACGAGCTTCTGACCCACCGAGAGGAGATAGATGTAATCTACGGGAACTACGCTCAAACGGATGGTCAGCTGAGCGTTCCGGATCTGCTCAACTTCCTGCTGAATGAGCAGAGAGAGGACGCGACCATATCGGACGCTCTGAGACTGATCGAAAAATACGAGATGGATGAAACGG TCAAACAGAATAACAACATGACCAAAGACGGCTTCCAGATGTACCTTCAGCACGAAGACTGCAACATCTTCAACCCTGCCTACAAGAACCTTTGCCAGGACATGACGCAGCCTCTCAGCCATTACTACATTTCCTCTTCGCATAACACATACCTGACCAAAGACCAGCTCAAAGGACCCAGCAGCACCGAGGCCTACATCAG AGCTCTGATGAAGAGTTGCCGCTGCGTGGAGCTGGACTGTTGGGACGGCGCCAATGGAGAGCCCGTTATCTACCACGGCTACACACTCACCTCCAAAATCCTCTTCAAGGACGTCATCAAGGCCATTAAAGACTACGCCTTTCAG ACATCGGACTACCCGGTCATCCTGTCTTTGGAGAACCACTGCGGCGTGGACCAGCAGAAGCTCATGGCCCACTACATAATCTCAATCCTGGGGGACGCTTTGGTCACGAAGCCCCTTGGGAACGTTGTACCCACCACCTTTCCCTCACCAGAG GAGCTGAAAGGCAAGTTTCTGGTCAAGGGAAAGCGCCTGAACAAACTGGACGCcgcatttaacaacaacaacaacacaatctCAGAGGGCACGGTGTCCGAGGAGGACGAGGCAGCGGAGcaagaaaatggacaaaaaccTCCCCAAAAG AAATCAAAGCTCACACTGGCCAGGGAGCTGTCAGACGTGGTTGTCTACTGCAAGAGTGTCCACTTCAATGGTTTTGAACACGCCAGGGACAAGCTGGACTTCTACGAGATGTCCTCCTTTAAGGAGAGCAAAGCCTTCAACCTGGCTGAGAACTCAG CCACTGCCTTCATCCACCACAACATAGACAAGCTGAGCCGGATCTACCCTGCTGGCTCCAGAACCGACTCCTCCAACTACAACCCGGTACCTATGTGGAACGCTGGTTGCCAAATAG TGGCCCTCAACTTCCAGACCCCCAACAAAGAGATGCACATCAACCAGGGACGCTTCCTACCCAACGGTATGTGCGGCTACATCCTCAAGCCGGAATTCCAAAGAGACGCCAGGTCTCAGTTCGACCCCAACGTCCTTTCTGCGGGATCCTGGCTCAAGAAGAAGAATCTCCATGTCATG GTGATCTCGGCCCAACAGTTGCCCAAACTCAACGTTGATAAACAGAAATCCATCGTGGACCCCCTGGTGAGGGTGGAGGTGCACGGCGTGCGGGCAGACAATGCCAGCAAGGAGACGCACTACATCGAAAACAATG ggTTCAACCCCATGTGGAATGAACGGTTCCAATTCGACATCTCCGTCCCCGAGCTGGCCATTTTGCGATTGGTGGTGGAGGACTACGACGCCACGTCGGCCAACGATCTCATTGGCCAGTACTGCCTGCCGCTCACCTGCGTACAGAACG GTTATCGCCACGTTCCGCTCCTGAACAAGAACGGCGATGTGGTCTCGTCCGCCGGCCTCTTCTTGCACATCATGCTCCTGGACACTCAATAG